The window GGAGAATCTCGGACCGGTGGCGTCGTTCTCGGGCATCGCACTCACACCCTCGACGGTAGCGCTGGTTCCGTTGGCAGCTGCATCCATGTCCGGGTCCCGACTTCCCGGGCGGGCGGGCGTCGGCGCAGCTGATGGCCTAGTGTCGTTCGCCGTGCGCTTGGTCATTGCCCGCTGCTCGGTCGACTACATCGGTCGACTCACCGCTCATCTCCCGCCCGCGACGCGGTTGCTGCTCGTCAAGGCCGACGGGTCGGTGTCGATTCACGCCGACGACCGTGCCTACAAGCCGCTGAACTGGATGAGCCCGCCGTGCCGGCTGGAAGAACAGCCCGGCGTCTGGACGGTGGTGAACAAAGCGGGCGAAGAACTGCGCATCACGATCGACGAGGTGCTCCACGACTTCAGCTACGACCTCGGCGTCGACCCCGGCCTGGTGAAGGACGGGGTCGAGGCCGACCTGCAGCGTCTGCTCGCCGAGCACATCACGACGCTCGGCGAGGGGTACACGCTGATCCGGCGGGAGTACCCGACCGCGATCGGCCCGGTCGACATCCTCTGCCGGGACGCGTCCGGAGGGACGGTCGCGGTGGAGATCAAGCGGCGCGGCGAGATCGACGGGGTGGAGCAGCTCACGCGGTACCTGGAGCTGCTGAACCGCGATCCGCTGCTCGCGCCGGTGAGCGGCGTCTTCGCGGCCCAGCAGATCAAGCCCCAGGCCTCGGTGCTCGCCGCCGACCGCGGCATCCGCTGCGTCACCCTCGACTACGACGGTCTCCGCGGCATCGACGACTCCGACGGCAAGCTGTTCTAGCGGGCTCCACGTTCAAGCGAGTGCGCGCGCCTGGCGGCGCTTCAACTGCAACCGCGGCTACGCGGACGCTGTGAGCAGCGCGGTTTCTAGCACGAACGCGGACGCTGAGGCGGCCAACAGGCGGGCCCAGGCGCGATAACCCGTCGGGCTCGGGTGGAACCGGTCGATCGAGAAGAACGCGGACGTGTCGGTGGGCAGCGCGCCGACCGTCAGGTGACAGAGATCGGGGCGAGCCGCGCAGAGCCGCGCGAGCTGCCGGTCGAGCAGCATCGCGTACCCGCCGATCGACCAGCGGATCGGCCGCGGCAGCGACCCGAACCGATGCACGGGCGGAATGCCCACCAGC is drawn from Cryptosporangium aurantiacum and contains these coding sequences:
- the nucS gene encoding endonuclease NucS → MRLVIARCSVDYIGRLTAHLPPATRLLLVKADGSVSIHADDRAYKPLNWMSPPCRLEEQPGVWTVVNKAGEELRITIDEVLHDFSYDLGVDPGLVKDGVEADLQRLLAEHITTLGEGYTLIRREYPTAIGPVDILCRDASGGTVAVEIKRRGEIDGVEQLTRYLELLNRDPLLAPVSGVFAAQQIKPQASVLAADRGIRCVTLDYDGLRGIDDSDGKLF